Within Citrus sinensis cultivar Valencia sweet orange chromosome 1, DVS_A1.0, whole genome shotgun sequence, the genomic segment AAGACCATGCTAGACTGTCCTGATATCCACACTAAAGAACATTTGAGAAAAGTTTCTGAGCATGGTTTGAATTCAGGAAGCATCCAAAGTTGCagaattaaacaataaaaaaggaagaaaaaaacgcaattaaaatattatttgtttagttAGCCAGACTCATTTACTACAAGATTTAGTTCCTATTACCCgcattaaaattcaaattgcaaAGTTTAGGTTGAAAATCAAGTGATTTATTTTATGGGAAGTTGAATAGAGATTCACTTTTGCAGTCCGGCTATCCCCTTAACAGTAAAGCCACTCCTAGTTTTCCGTCAATTGAGCCTATTgtcatataataatatacaGGTAACATTCTCTTCCAGTATTAATAAAAAGCAATGGTAAGCTGTATAGGACAATTCAAACCAAGATTGGGAAAGTTACTCTTGGGGggaaaaatcatgaaaatctCTTAATTTACCTTGTTGGGAGAGCTGCAGAATTTTCAGTGAAATTTTGACTCAATAACTGTCCaacataagaaaaatgaatctCAAGGCTGTATTCACatgaatcaataaaattaaagaaagttAAGTAGAAAAGCatccaagaaaaatgtttttattgaAGGAGTCAATGTAAGTTTTCAAGATACGAACTGGTATACCTCAAGCACGCATATCTGAGCAACATTATCCCGAAGTCCAAGCTTATTGAACTCTATGCCTTCCTCATAAAGCAACTTGaatctttaaaaaacaaaaaaaaaaagatatcatTGAATAAACTGTCAGAATACATTaccaaattaaattacattaacaGCAATATCAGACGTTGATATTAGTAGAAACCAAGGGATACCAAATCAACACATTATTATCCtgatttgaaaagaaaatatgaaaaataaaatgcaattaAAATACCATTCTTGAAGTATACCTATCCTGGATCAATGACtgctattaaaagaaattatctaCAAATGGAACCAAGAAGAAATAAGGTCCTTTAAATGCTGATGACTTAGAAAGGAAGGTCTACTCTGGTCCATACTGGATGTTATTAATGGTTTCAGCTGGTCCTATTAAACAGTGACTTCCACTGCCCAAGGGCTACAACAATTTGATTCTTTCCCTTTCAATTAACTTAAGCAGTTGAAGACCAccaaattatgatttttaccCCATATATGAAAGCTTGTAAGACCCAGGGTGGATGAAAGTAGGAATGTCATGTTGTATTCTGAATAGGTGCTATAGCCATAAAGCAAGCAAACGAGACAGAagcaaaagagagaaaatttgaaCAGAGTTTATTACAACAATTGACAGCCAACCTCCTTGTTTCACATAATTGGCATCATGAAGAAACACATCTGATTTCACTAGTAAGGCCAACAATACCTTTTTCAGGTTAATGAAATTCTCATCTATCAGGATTCAGGACATTTAAGAATTGAAAGTATGGTTACCTTGAAGCACGCCAAAAGATTGCACATCCATCAATTGCATTGCCAGTTCGCATCTATAAAGAACTAAAACGTAATTAACTAATACAAAATAGTTATTCCTTCATGctcttaataataaatactcaTAAATTTAGATATTAGTTGTTTAAGCTGTTGTAGTAGCCAGATTCTCAAGCAGAAGGCTAGAAAttctaaagaaaatatattccAAGCTACAATCTTTCCATAGAACAAAATTTTGTAGCTAATGATGTTTGTGATGGAAGACAAGAAATAGTTTGCACATACGGATGTTATAGgagtaataaaacaatcatATGTATCttaaagcaaaataatttaaacagaatactcaatttgatttttaggATCATAAATCGTTGATCATGCTTAAGTTGCTAATAGAAATATCAAATCCTTCTACTAATTTACCAGGTGCAAACCTGCATTAGAGAAAATTTCTCACCTTCCAGATGCCAGTGTATCCCCGAAACTTCAACTCCACCTCTAGATCTTGAAATCTATCAACCTCCTAAGAAATATTATCAAAAGATTACAAACCAAtttatctcaaaaaaaaaaaaaatatatttgatatattatatttgaaatcaaatatattGAGTAAAGTATCAACCAAGCTGAGGAAAAATCATTAGACTAAACAAGCATCAGTGCAAGCAAAATTGATCACCTGAAAACACATTATGTCAGCTGACCAGAGTCCAAGCTCAAACAATATACTTCTCTTCCTCCATTCCCAGTCCAACAAATGTCTAGGTATATGAAAGTAAAGTTTGCTCCGGTGACTAAGAGCAAGGTAATCAGCTAGTATGTTATAGGAGAGAACTACAAATCGCTCTGTCAAAAAAGAAGTTGAACAATGtaaccatcatcatcatcattattattattggaacGAAAATACAACAATCATTATTGCCAACACGTTCGGTGGTTACAGGAACAATGGAATATATTAACTAAAGAAATTTACCAGAGTAAGGAGGCAGAGATGCCTTTGAATGCTCCCAATTCCGATAGTCCAACGGCTTCGGAGGCCGCGGTCGTGGCCGCGACTGGACCGCTTGATTTTGATCAAACGGAGGACGAGGTCGCCTAAACTGTGGATTTCGATTATATAACGGAGGCGGCCTAAACtgctggttctgattgtaagGCGGAGGTTGCCGAAACGGCTGGTTTTGATAAAACGGTGCAGGCGGAACCGCCGTGTAGTTTCCTTGACGGACGCCGCGGTTGGAGTTACTTACTGAGCTAATATGCGAGTCTCCGCTAACGAAACGGCCGTTTGCGCCGTTAAAAGGTCTGTCGGAGAAGCCTCTCCTGTGGCTTCTACCACCTCTGTGCTGCAacgtaaaatataaaacaataacaaaaaataataaattgttattttcttgaaaaatgttCAAATAATATGGATGGAAAGAGAGGCAaaaggagaagagagagaaatacaGATTGTACGGGCAAGCGAGATGACATGGTAGCGGCAAGAAATTGGAAGCATGGAGAACGGCCGCTCATTTGCACTGACCACCGAAGTGAAATGAGGAGCGCGTTGAGCAACGCTCCTTATCAGTCGCGTGTGAATCCCTACTTTGTGATTCTTTCTCTACAGTTAAGATGCTTTAGCTTTGGTTGGCATCCGACGGTGGGGATTGAATCAGATAAAATAACGTCAAAACCTCATCCAAAACAAGTACCGCTCCGACGTAAGAGGGGAATGGAGTGGAGCTGAGTCTTCTGAGGTGCAAAAACGATGTCGTTACATTCGTCTTTGTTAACTCCAAACTCTGTTTCTTGTCTCTACTCCAAATCCAAAATCGGGACCGTCTCTGTTGGCTCTCGCGTTAGAGCTTCTGCTTCTGATGTTCCAGATTTTCTCTCTGCTGATTGGTACGCCATTTATCATGCTTGTATCTGTTGtgttttttcttaattttgaaatttacgaTTTTGTAAATTACTTTCGTAGGGTTTACTGAATTACCTTACCAATCAGCCACATAGCTAGTGATTTTGTATGTCTAATTTTGTAGCAGATTTAAATAGTGTTACTTTTTGTGTTGCAGGCTTGAATCTCGCAGGAAAAGGCCTAATGGGCCAAGacttaatgtaaattttttattatgcgaATGATCATTATAAGATTAATATTGTTTGCTCTGTAATATttctatcaaaattaatatttgcttATAGTTTAGTGCAGAAGAAGCTGTTCAGTACCAGCTTGATGCATTGAAGTATAATGATCAACCCCGTCCAGACTATGGAATCGAGGTTCTGTACAGGGTAACTTCTAATCCCAGCTTACAATACTCTTTTGTTGAATAGGAAATATGTTGTGgttcaaattatttaacttgGCTCTTTGACAGTTTGCTGGATTTGATCCATTTGAAAGATCCACATATTTTGGGCCCTTCTTCGATTTGGGGCAGGTCGGTGAGAGAAATTGTTTAGTTGTTTCTgaaatttaatgtttttgaTGCATATGCGAATAGCTTTTCTATATTTGATGCTTCATGAGTCAAAGCAGTTTGAGCGATTTAGGCGGATATTTCACCATTCAACTTATCGAGTATTACTTGGTCACAAGCAGAGGAAGATCTTGAGTAGTTTGTTCGTGGAGGAGGTATGTATTGCTTACAATTATACATGAAAATTAGGTTGAGTTTTGACTTCTGCCTTAGTTGGCTGACAGATATATATTGTCACGGCTGCTAAAATGTGTTTATATAATGGAAAGCAGAACCGATTTAAGCAGCGAGTTTGGATCCAAGGAAGTCGACCtgaggaagaagaaatatttcaatttaccATGGTTCAGGTATGGGCACTACATCTTCCATTTAGTCATCAGTAGGAGTAACAATGGTATCTGTGTGTTGCACTGAGAACATTTTTATCTGAAGACTCCTCGAGAGCTGAAGCATGAAGCCGTATGAAGAGTTGTTTTCAAACTCCTGAGTCAATGAACTTTTGAATGATTATTGTACTCTGTTCTCACTTGAGGAAAGCCTTTGGCATCTTGCTGTTTTGCTAGACGTTATGCATACGTTGTGTTTGCCTTCTGTTGAGAGCCTGAAAGGCTTCTTACAAACCTAATTTTAAGTGTTTGCTTGTAAGCAGGGTGTTGTTCGAAACATATTCCTcttttctgttaaaaaaatcatggGAAGTAATTATGATATCCACATGCAGTTGTGTCTTCAATGAGAATTATAAACATCTTGAG encodes:
- the LOC102630775 gene encoding uncharacterized protein LOC102630775 isoform X1, which gives rise to MSLHSSLLTPNSVSCLYSKSKIGTVSVGSRVRASASDVPDFLSADWLESRRKRPNGPRLNFSAEEAVQYQLDALKYNDQPRPDYGIEVLYRFAGFDPFERSTYFGPFFDLGQFERFRRIFHHSTYRVLLGHKQRKILSSLFVEENRFKQRVWIQGSRPEEEEIFQFTMVQRIGGLWDGYWLTESLLDDGDAFSGGLAY
- the LOC102630775 gene encoding uncharacterized protein LOC102630775 isoform X2; translation: MFQIFSLLIGLNLAGKGLMGQDLIAEEAVQYQLDALKYNDQPRPDYGIEVLYRFAGFDPFERSTYFGPFFDLGQFERFRRIFHHSTYRVLLGHKQRKILSSLFVEENRFKQRVWIQGSRPEEEEIFQFTMVQRIGGLWDGYWLTESLLDDGDAFSGGLAY